Proteins co-encoded in one Alkalispirillum mobile genomic window:
- a CDS encoding 3-hydroxyacyl-CoA dehydrogenase/enoyl-CoA hydratase family protein, with protein MSSVLKTRMAPGGDAGVAQRPRQIRRAAVLGAGVMGAQIAAHLVNAGVEAVLFELPAEGGDPDAHARKAIQGLRKAQPTPLAEPAVAERIVPANYETGLDQLADCDFVIEAIAERLDLKRDLFARIAPHLPEGVLLASNTSGLSINALAEVLPDAVRERFCGVHFFNPPRYMPLVELIPSRATRSEVLDDLESFLVGTLGKGVLRAEDTPNFVANRIGVFSIAATLHHAERLGIPADVVDALTGPAIGRPKSATFRTADVVGLDTLQHVVTGSAKLLEADPWQAYIRLPDWLDGLVAQGALGQKTRRGVYRKEGKAIQVFDPERGDYRPARQQADEALQAILAERDPAKKLAALHDSDHPQAQFLWAIQRDVFHYAAYWLGDIADNARDLDLAMRWGFGWKLGPFETWQAAGWRRVADWIRADIDAGRALVDAPLPEWVAQVDGVHRPEASWSARGHNWQPRSDLPVYQRQYFPDRVLGEAEQETGVTTFETDAVRLWHLQADVGILSFRSPQHAIGDDVLAGVLEAVAKAEGRYRALVLWQSKAPFSVGANLKQVVGALEWGDYDALADMVARFQQATECLRQARIPVVGAVRGMALGGGCEFVMHCDHVVAALESYMGLVEAGVGLIPAGGGCKELARRASALTPDGDVFPFIRNYFETIAMGKVAGSAVEARRLGLLRPSDTVVLNPHEILHVAHAHARALAEAGYRPPLETPVRVAGKAGLANLKAQLVNMHAGGFISDHDYAVAERAAAALCGGEVEAGSTVPEAWLLKLEREPFVELLRTDKTRERIVHMLKTGKPLRN; from the coding sequence ATGAGTTCAGTGCTGAAGACAAGGATGGCGCCCGGTGGCGATGCCGGCGTCGCCCAGCGGCCCCGCCAGATCCGCCGCGCCGCCGTGCTCGGCGCCGGGGTGATGGGCGCGCAGATTGCCGCCCACCTCGTCAACGCCGGCGTGGAGGCGGTGCTCTTCGAACTGCCCGCCGAGGGCGGCGACCCGGATGCCCATGCCCGCAAGGCCATCCAGGGCCTGCGCAAGGCCCAACCCACCCCGCTGGCAGAGCCGGCGGTGGCCGAACGCATCGTGCCGGCCAACTACGAAACCGGGCTGGACCAGCTCGCCGATTGCGACTTCGTGATCGAGGCCATCGCCGAACGGCTGGACTTGAAGCGCGATCTGTTCGCCCGCATCGCGCCCCACCTGCCCGAGGGCGTGCTGCTGGCCAGCAACACCTCCGGCTTGTCCATCAACGCCCTGGCCGAGGTGCTGCCCGACGCCGTGCGCGAGCGGTTCTGCGGCGTGCACTTCTTTAACCCGCCGCGGTACATGCCGCTGGTGGAGCTGATCCCCAGTCGGGCCACCCGGTCCGAGGTGCTCGACGATCTGGAAAGCTTCCTGGTGGGTACCCTGGGCAAGGGGGTGCTCCGTGCCGAGGACACCCCCAACTTCGTGGCCAACCGCATCGGCGTGTTTTCCATCGCCGCCACCCTGCACCACGCCGAGCGGCTGGGCATCCCGGCAGACGTGGTGGACGCGCTCACCGGTCCGGCCATCGGCCGGCCCAAGTCGGCCACCTTCCGTACCGCCGACGTGGTAGGCCTGGACACCCTGCAGCACGTGGTGACCGGCTCCGCCAAGCTGCTGGAGGCGGATCCCTGGCAGGCCTATATCCGCCTGCCCGACTGGTTGGACGGTCTGGTGGCGCAAGGTGCGCTGGGGCAGAAGACCCGCCGTGGTGTCTATCGGAAAGAGGGCAAGGCGATCCAGGTCTTCGATCCGGAGCGCGGCGACTACCGACCGGCCCGGCAGCAGGCCGACGAGGCGTTGCAGGCGATCCTGGCCGAGCGCGATCCGGCGAAGAAGCTGGCGGCCCTGCACGACAGCGACCACCCCCAGGCGCAGTTCCTGTGGGCCATCCAGCGCGACGTCTTCCACTACGCCGCCTACTGGTTGGGCGATATCGCGGACAACGCCCGCGACCTGGACCTGGCCATGCGCTGGGGCTTCGGCTGGAAGCTGGGGCCGTTCGAGACCTGGCAGGCGGCCGGCTGGCGACGGGTCGCCGACTGGATCCGTGCGGATATCGACGCCGGCCGGGCGCTGGTGGATGCACCGCTGCCGGAGTGGGTGGCGCAGGTGGATGGGGTGCATCGCCCGGAAGCGTCCTGGAGTGCCCGTGGCCACAACTGGCAGCCGCGCTCCGACCTCCCGGTCTACCAGCGCCAGTATTTCCCGGACCGGGTGCTGGGCGAGGCCGAACAGGAGACCGGAGTCACCACCTTCGAGACCGACGCGGTCCGCCTCTGGCACCTGCAGGCGGACGTGGGCATCCTCAGCTTCCGCAGCCCGCAGCACGCTATCGGCGACGACGTGCTGGCGGGCGTGCTGGAGGCGGTGGCCAAGGCCGAGGGGCGCTACCGGGCGCTGGTCCTCTGGCAGTCCAAGGCGCCGTTCAGCGTGGGCGCCAACCTCAAGCAGGTCGTGGGTGCCCTGGAGTGGGGGGACTACGACGCCCTGGCCGACATGGTGGCGCGCTTCCAGCAGGCCACCGAGTGCCTGCGCCAGGCCCGCATCCCGGTGGTGGGGGCGGTGCGCGGCATGGCCCTGGGCGGGGGCTGCGAGTTCGTCATGCATTGCGACCACGTGGTGGCGGCCCTGGAGAGTTACATGGGCCTGGTGGAGGCCGGGGTCGGGCTGATCCCCGCCGGCGGTGGCTGCAAGGAGCTGGCCCGCCGCGCCTCGGCGCTCACCCCGGACGGTGACGTCTTCCCCTTCATCCGCAACTACTTCGAGACCATCGCCATGGGCAAGGTCGCCGGCAGCGCGGTGGAGGCCCGGCGCCTCGGTCTGCTGCGGCCGTCCGATACCGTGGTGCTCAACCCGCACGAGATCCTGCACGTGGCCCACGCCCACGCCCGGGCGCTGGCCGAGGCGGGCTACCGGCCGCCACTGGAGACACCGGTGCGGGTGGCGGGCAAGGCGGGGCTGGCGAACCTGAAGGCGCAGCTGGTCAACATGCACGCCGGCGGGTTCATCTCCGACCACGACTACGCCGTGGCCGAGCGTGCCGCCGCCGCCCTTTGCGGGGGCGAGGTGGAGGCGGGCAGCACGGTACCCGAGGCCTGGCTGCTGAAGCTGGAGCGGGAGCCCTTCGTGGAACTGCTGCGCACTGACAAGACCCGCGAGCGAATCGTCCACATGCTTAAAACGGGCAAGCCGCTGCGCAACTGA
- a CDS encoding AMP-dependent synthetase/ligase, which yields MEPETDYIEPKGVGTLHRLFLERVRRSPDAPAYRQYDYARQAWQTFSWQETADAVRRWQAALAGEGLGRGDTVAVMLPNSWQWVLFDQAALALGLVVVPLYTSDRPDNVAYILDDCGARLLILEQAETWHAIQRGGHRLNALQRVVVTRGMAPADDQGAVTALQVWLERATEDEALPEPPRDGHALASIVYTSGSTGRPKGVMLSHHNMLENAHAGLQRIAIYPDDLFLSFLPLSHTLERTIGYYLPIMTGSTVAYARSVPDLPEDLATHRPTALVSVPRIYERVYGRIQEGLREKSPLARRLFHSAVNVGWQRYQRGQGLRGWHPKELGWPLLNKLVAGKVTARLGGRLRVAISGGAPLSRDVAQLFLSLGVPVLEGYGLTETSPVIAVNTLEDNRPGTVGKPLPGVEVRIGEQDELQVRGPNVMLGYWNNPEATRAALDREGWLHTGDQARLDEAGRITITGRLKEIIVMANGEKVPPADMELAIANDPVFEQVMVVGEGRPYLGALVVLNEAAWPGVARAHGLPEAIGAAREDPQVEACLLSRVADLLHAFPGYAQVRRLRVLPEPWSVDNAMLTPTLKLKRAQITHQFHDELEALYAGHASPAGASGQSGQ from the coding sequence GTGGAACCAGAGACCGACTACATCGAACCCAAGGGGGTGGGCACCCTGCACCGCCTGTTTTTGGAACGGGTGCGCCGTAGCCCCGATGCCCCGGCGTACCGCCAGTACGACTATGCCCGCCAGGCCTGGCAGACCTTTTCCTGGCAGGAGACCGCCGACGCCGTGCGCCGCTGGCAGGCAGCCCTGGCCGGTGAGGGGCTGGGGCGCGGCGATACCGTGGCGGTGATGTTGCCGAACAGCTGGCAGTGGGTGCTGTTTGACCAGGCCGCCCTGGCGCTCGGCCTGGTGGTGGTGCCGCTGTACACCAGCGACCGGCCGGACAACGTGGCCTACATTCTGGATGATTGCGGGGCCCGGCTGCTGATCCTGGAACAGGCAGAGACCTGGCACGCCATCCAGCGCGGCGGCCACCGGCTCAACGCCCTGCAGCGCGTGGTGGTGACGCGGGGCATGGCCCCGGCGGATGATCAGGGAGCGGTGACGGCCCTGCAGGTCTGGCTGGAGCGGGCGACGGAAGATGAGGCGCTGCCCGAACCGCCCCGCGACGGCCACGCCCTGGCCTCCATCGTCTACACCTCCGGCTCCACCGGCCGGCCCAAGGGGGTGATGCTCAGCCACCACAACATGCTGGAGAACGCCCACGCCGGGCTGCAGCGTATCGCGATCTACCCGGACGATCTGTTCCTGTCCTTTCTGCCCCTGTCCCACACCCTGGAGCGCACCATCGGCTATTACCTGCCGATCATGACCGGCTCCACCGTGGCCTACGCCCGGTCGGTACCGGACCTGCCCGAGGACCTGGCCACGCATCGTCCCACTGCGCTGGTAAGCGTGCCGCGCATCTACGAGCGGGTCTACGGCCGAATCCAGGAGGGGCTGCGCGAGAAATCGCCCCTGGCCCGCCGGCTGTTCCACAGCGCCGTCAACGTGGGCTGGCAGCGTTACCAGCGGGGGCAGGGGCTGCGGGGCTGGCACCCGAAGGAGCTGGGCTGGCCACTGTTGAACAAGCTGGTGGCGGGAAAGGTCACCGCGCGGCTGGGCGGCCGGCTGCGGGTGGCCATCAGCGGGGGGGCCCCGCTGAGCCGGGACGTGGCCCAGCTCTTTCTCTCTTTGGGGGTGCCGGTGCTCGAGGGTTACGGGCTCACCGAAACCAGCCCGGTGATCGCCGTCAATACGCTGGAGGACAACCGGCCCGGTACCGTGGGTAAACCGCTCCCCGGCGTGGAGGTGCGCATCGGCGAACAGGACGAGCTGCAGGTCCGCGGCCCCAACGTGATGCTCGGCTACTGGAACAATCCCGAGGCCACCCGGGCGGCCCTGGACCGCGAGGGCTGGTTGCACACCGGTGACCAGGCCCGCCTGGACGAGGCCGGTCGCATCACCATCACCGGCCGCCTCAAGGAGATCATCGTCATGGCCAACGGCGAGAAGGTGCCGCCGGCGGACATGGAGCTGGCCATCGCCAACGACCCGGTGTTCGAGCAGGTCATGGTGGTCGGTGAGGGCCGGCCCTACCTGGGGGCGCTGGTGGTGCTCAACGAGGCCGCCTGGCCCGGCGTGGCCCGGGCGCACGGCCTGCCGGAGGCCATCGGGGCGGCCCGCGAGGACCCGCAGGTGGAGGCCTGCCTGCTATCGCGCGTGGCGGACCTGCTGCACGCCTTTCCCGGTTACGCCCAGGTACGGCGACTGCGCGTGCTGCCGGAGCCGTGGAGCGTGGACAACGCCATGCTGACCCCCACCCTCAAGCTCAAGCGCGCCCAGATCACGCACCAGTTCCACGACGAGCTGGAGGCGCTTTATGCCGGGCACGCCAGCCCGGCCGGTGCCTCCGGCCAATCCGGGCAGTGA
- a CDS encoding TetR/AcrR family transcriptional regulator gives MSEATDTKERILDTAERLFAERGLGQTSLRQITSQAEVNLAAVNYHFGSKEGLIKAVLARRLEPLNRERIRRLDRLERSGDLTLEGLIEAFIGPPLELSRDGAGGGRFVRLMGRTYTEHANFLHDHMRQANEGLVSRFKPAFREVLPELPKGELYWRLHFMVGVMSYVMAGNDMMQVLAASRGANPDDPQEIIRRMVPFLAGGLQAPLPPELQQALEEGAAEAALGSD, from the coding sequence ATGAGCGAAGCCACCGACACCAAGGAGCGCATACTCGATACCGCCGAGCGGCTGTTCGCAGAGCGCGGCCTGGGGCAGACCTCGCTGCGCCAGATCACCTCCCAGGCCGAGGTGAACCTGGCCGCGGTCAATTACCACTTCGGCTCCAAGGAGGGGCTGATCAAGGCAGTGCTGGCCCGGCGGCTGGAGCCGCTGAACCGCGAGCGTATCCGTCGGCTGGACCGGCTGGAGCGCAGCGGCGACCTGACGCTGGAGGGGCTGATCGAAGCGTTCATCGGCCCCCCGCTGGAGCTGAGCCGCGACGGTGCCGGGGGCGGCCGGTTCGTGCGCCTGATGGGGCGTACCTACACGGAGCACGCCAACTTCCTCCACGACCACATGCGGCAGGCCAACGAGGGGTTGGTGAGCCGGTTCAAGCCGGCGTTCCGTGAGGTGTTGCCGGAGCTGCCCAAGGGTGAGCTGTACTGGCGCTTGCACTTCATGGTCGGCGTCATGTCCTACGTAATGGCGGGCAACGACATGATGCAGGTGCTGGCGGCGAGCCGGGGCGCGAACCCCGATGACCCGCAGGAGATCATCCGCAGGATGGTGCCCTTCCTGGCGGGTGGCTTGCAGGCGCCGTTGCCGCCAGAGTTACAGCAGGCCCTGGAGGAGGGCGCAGCTGAGGCGGCGCTCGGGTCGGACTGA